One stretch of Clavelina lepadiformis chromosome 6, kaClaLepa1.1, whole genome shotgun sequence DNA includes these proteins:
- the LOC143462147 gene encoding kelch-like protein 41a — protein sequence MKIIVDGLYSDDDLLTCDNVGDVLAAADFLQIPLIKTECTDFIVANSNEDTLLADWILLNKYNAMSQSIARRVDFSINLCSSNKINELEFHDFESFLDLKADNNGMDLLKCITSWTEHRKNERKEYFPKLFDRIKLQQLKTKYLNEAERSNKLVKEDYPEILAKISEIKRSRFTEDCSSNHIAITLKRDEFGHQSEYTVFDATEKSLSQIISSDTDYHPVYYPGKENSVVIVQGDKLFAIGGTRPQISRSSTEFGCNCIQTASVTKWIRLRDLSVGRRKFGCTILEGCIYVAGGLEHNSRWLSSVEAYDIDDKMWVWTPSMLQKREGLTLVSFNGCLYAMGGTPNQSRVLRCVECYDGEIWSRIAPMKKTRTDFAAVVLNNHIYAIGGKTRGDSTTASVEKYDPSAKVWIYVASMHKPRSNHTACVSNGNIYVVNSKDHSDVEVYDSVKNCWMLLQLDK from the coding sequence ATGAAGATTATTGTTGATGGGCTTTACTCTGATGACGACTTATTAACCTGTGACAATGTTGGTGATGTGCTGGCAGCTGCAGATTTTCTACAAATTCCACTCATCAAAACAGAATGCACTGATTTTATTGTTGCCAACAGCAATGAAGACACACTCCTGGCAGACTGGATATTGTTGAACAAATACAATGCAATGTCTCAGAGCATTGCGCGAAGAGTCGATTTCAGCATCAATTTGTGTTCCAGCAATAAGATCAACGAGTTAGAATTTCATGACTTTGAATCATTTTTGGACTTGAAGGCCGATAACAATGGCATGGATCTGCTTAAATGTATTACCTCCTGGACTGAACACAGGAAAAATGAACGTAAGGAATATTTTCCTAAGTTGTTTGATCGAATTAAGCTGCAGCAACTTAAGACAAAATACTTGAATGAAGCTGAGAGGAGTAACAAGCTTGTGAAAGAGGACTATCCAGAGATCTTGGCAAAAATCAGTGAAATAAAACGGAGTCGTTTCACTGAAGATTGTAGCAGCAATCATATCGCTATCACGCTCAAGCGAGATGAGTTTGGACACcaatcagaatatacagtcTTTGATGCTACAGAAAAATCATTGTCGCAGATTATTTCGTCTGATACTGATTACCATCCCGTCTATTATCCCGGGAAGGAAAACTCTGTTGTGATTGTGCAGGGTGACAAACTGTTTGCAATAGGAGGAACTCGTCCACAAATCAGCAGATCTTCGACAGAATTTGGGTGCAATTGCATCCAAACAGCGTCTGTAACTAAATGGATTCGTTTGCGAGACTTAAGCGTTGGTAGGCGAAAATTTGGGTGCACAATCTTGGAGGGTTGCATTTATGTAGCGGGAGGGCTTGAGCACAACTCACGCTGGTTGTCCAGCGTCGAAGCTTATGACATTGATGACAAAATGTGGGTTTGGACACCAAGCATGTTGCAGAAACGAGAAGGTTTAACATTGGTCTCCTTCAATGGATGCCTCTACGCCATGGGTGGTACCCCCAACCAGTCACGGGTTCTGCGTTGTGTGGAATGCTATGATGGGGAAATCTGGAGTAGAATTGCGCCCATGAAGAAAACTCGAACAGATTTTGCTGCAGTAGTTCTTAACAATCACATTTATGCAATTGGTGGGAAAACCAGGGGCGACTCTACCACAGCATCGGTGGAGAAGTATGACCCATCAGCTAAAGTGTGGATCTATGTTGCCTCCATGCATAAGCCAAGATCTAATCATACCGCTTGTGTTTCTAACGGAAACATTTATGTAGTTAATTCAAAAGATCACTCTGATGTAGAAGTTTACGACTCTGTGAAGAATTGTTGGATGCTTCTGCAACTAGACAAG